The following coding sequences lie in one Spinacia oleracea cultivar Varoflay chromosome 1, BTI_SOV_V1, whole genome shotgun sequence genomic window:
- the LOC110787183 gene encoding uncharacterized protein, with the protein MTVMARAAVDTSKKGTTFSSFQYSGLKRLGRRNPFMRYGLPLISLTVFGTLGLGHLLQGSKDISKVKDDKEWEIIEERKALSRTGPVNAYNPKNISLEEELKAFQEKVDINSYDYKRIPLPNEGKSAR; encoded by the exons ATGACAGTCATGGCGAGAGCAGCTGTTGATACTTCAAAGAAAGGAACAACTTTTTCAAGTTTTCAGTACTCGGGATTGAAAAGATTGGGCAGGAGGAACCCATTTATGAGATATGGCCTTCCTCTCATTTCTCTCACCGTGTTCGGGACACTTGGCCTTGGTCATCTCTTGCAAGGGAG TAAGGATATTTCCAAAGTAAAAGATGATAAAGAGTGGGAGATCATCGAGGAAAGGAAAGCTCTTTCCAGAACTGGACCCGTTAATGCATACAATCCGAAAAATATTTCGTTGGAAGAGGAGCTGAAG GCATTTCAAGAGAAGGTAGATATAAACAGCTACGATTACAAGAGGATCCCTCTGCCCAATGAAGGCAAGTCAGCTAGATAA